In the Brevundimonas sp. MF30-B genome, CGCGCCGTGGTGGTCGGATCGCGCGAAGGCAATCGGCGCTATTGCGGCGACGACGCCGGCTGGCCCTTCGGCTCCAGCGCCGACGACGGCGACAACGCTGCGGGCAATGTCGTCGCCGGCAACACCGTCAGCCGACGGTGATCGGATCGGGCCTCAACGCGCCGTAGAGATCGGTGCGGCGGTCGCGGAAGAAGCCCCAGGCCGCGCGGTGACGATCCAGGAAGTCCAGGTCGAAGGTGTGCGTCAGCACCCCCTCCTCCCGATCCAGGCTCTCGACCAGGTCGCCGCGGTGATCGGCGATGAAGGAGTGGCCGTAGAAAATCTGGCCCGCCTCGGTGACCTGTTCGTGGCCGATGCGGTTGGCGCCGACGACGGGCACGACGTTGGACACCGCATGGCCCTGCATGGCGCGCCGCCAGGGCGCGGCCGTGTCCAGGCTGTCGTCGTGCGGCTCGGTGCCGATGGCGGTCGGATACATCAGCACCTCGGCGCCCATCAGCATCATGGCGCGCGCGGTTTCGGGGTACCACTGGTCCCAGCAGATGCCGACGCCGACCTTGCCGAAGCGGGTGTTCCAGACGCGGAAGCCCGTGTCGCCCGGCCGGAAATAGTACTTCTCCTGATAGCCGGGACCGTCGGGGATGTGGCTCTTGCGATAGACACCCAGCGCCTCGCCGTCCGCGTCCAGCATGACCAGTGAATTGTAGTACTGCGGCCCGGCCCGCTCGAAGATCGACACCGGAATGGCAACGCCCAGCTCCTTGGCGACCGGCGCCAGCTGGGTCACGCACGGGTGCTCGCGCCATTCATGGGCGTGGGCGAACCACTTCTCCTCCTGGCTGACGCAGAAGTACGGCCCCTGGAACAGCTCGGACGGCAGGATCACCTGCGCGCCCTTGGCCGCCGCCTGGCGGATCAGGTCGATGGTCTTGTCGATATTGGCCTGCAGATCCTCGCCATACGAGGTCTGCAAGGCGGCGACGGAGATCGTTCTTGGAGTGGCGAGTGACGAGTGGCGAGTGGCGAGCGAGGTCATGACTTGCGCATCTCCAGCTTGTTGATGAGGCCAGCCAACATGCGGCTGATTTCGTCGGCGTTTTCCAGCAGGGAGGCGAGTTCGGCCTGCTCAACATAGCCAAGTCGTTCCGCGATGATCAGTTGCGTCTCCGCCTCGGCAAGAGAGCCTCGAGCGATCGATAGGAACCGAACGAAGTCTCCCGAACTGCGGCGCGCACAGCCTTCAGCGACATTCGACGGGACAGAAATCGCCGACCGTCGAACCTGGCTGGTCAGCCCATACTTTTCCTCAGGCGGCCACTCTCGCGTGATCGCATAAACCCGCTCCACCCAAGTGATCGCTTTTTGCCAAACGAGGAGGTCGCGATAATGGCGGACCTCGCCACTCGCCACTCGCCACTCGCCACTCATTCCGGCTCCTGCTGAGAGATGCAGTGGAACGAGCCGCCGCCGGAAAGGATCGCCAGGGACGGCAGAGCGATGATCTCGCGATCGGTGAAGACGGTCGCGAGGGCCTCGCAGGCGAAGCGGGCGGCGGTCTCGTCGCCATAGGTCGGCACGATGACCGCGCCGTTGGCGATCAGGAAGTTCATGTGGCTGGCGGGCACAGGGCGCTCGTCCTCGTCGCCGACGAAGCCCGGCGAGGGGACGCGCAGCACCTTGATCGGCGCGCCGTTGGCGTCGGTCATGGCGGCCAGGTCGCGGGCGACGGCGTCATAGACCTCGTCGTTCGGATCGTTTCGGCCCCACGCCACCGGACAGGCGACGACCCCGGGCGCCACGAAGCGCGCCAGGTTATCGACGTGGCCGTCGGTGTGATCGTTCAGCAGACCGTCGCCCAGCCACAGCACCTTGGCCGCGCCCAGCGCATCGGTCAGCGCGTCTTCCGCCTTCGCCTCGGTCCAGCCCGCGTTGCGGTTGGGGTTAAGCAGGCACTGGCGCGTGGTCAGGATGGTCCCGGCGCCGTCATGATCCAGCGCCCCGCCCTCCAGGATGAAGTCGTGGCGCGTCGGCGAAACGCCGGCGTGGTCGCCGATCTGGGCGGCGACAGTGTCGTCATGCTCGAGCTCGTACTTGCCGCCCCAGCCGTTGAAGCGGAACGCCTGGGCCTCGCGAGAGCCCTCGCCGAAGATCGGCCCGGTGTCACGCAGCCAGATGTCGCCGAACCGGCCGGGCATGACCTCGACGCCGTCCAGCCCAGCGAACCGCGCCTGGGCGTCGGCCACGGCCTCGTCCTTGCCGACCATCAGCCGCACCTGCTCGCGACCGGGACCGGCCAGCGCGCGCACCAGCGCCTCGACCTCGGCCTGGGCCGGTCCGAGATTGTCCTCCCACAGCTCCGCATGGCTGGGCCAGCCGACCCACATGGCGCGGTGCGGAGCCCATTCGGCGGGGACGGGACGGGTCATGGCGGCTTCAACTCCAGTCACGCCGGCCTGCGGCGGAACGAGGCCAGATAGGGCCTGCCGGCTTGAACTTCAACGCAACGAAAAAGGGGCGGTCCCGAAGGACCGCCCCTGATCGTTTCGCTGCGTCGGTTTTAGAAGGACAGACGGGCGCCGAACTTGATCTGCCAGGTCGAGGCCGGCAGCTGAGCGTTCGGACGACGAGCCTCGCCGGCCAGGTCGCCGGTGGCGCCGGCGTTCTGCAGCGTCGAGTACTGGTACACGGCGCCCGGCGCGGCGCACGAGGCGTTCGCCGTATTGGCCGCGTTTCGGCATTGCAGGACCACCGTGCCGACGCCGCGATAGAACGGATACTGTTCCGTCACGCCCCAGCGCTCGTTGATCAGATTGCCGATATTCTCGATGTCCATGTACAGCTTGACCTTGCCGGTCGGAACATACGGGACCGAGATCTCCTGCGACAGACGAACGTCGAAGGTGGTCACGGCGCCGGTGCGGAAGGCGTTCCGCGGCGCGATCGAACCGGCGTACTTCATCAGGCCGGTGTTGTTCAGGAAGGCGTTGAAGTCCGCCAGGTTGAAGCCCGACGCGTAAACGATGCGCGGATCGCTGGTCGCGGTCACGACACCGCTGGCGTCGGTCTGCGGCACGTAGAACAGCTGGTTAGAGGTGCCCAGAGCGCCCGAGTAGGACTGCGGCACCGCGTTGCCGAAGTCGTTGTCGAAGTTGCCCGTCCGGCTGTTGTGATAGACGTACGAGAACGGCAGGCCCGAGCGACGCTGAGCGAACACGTTGATCGAGGTCTCGTTGTCGCCGAACAACGCGCGGGTCCAGTTGGCGTTGACCGAGAACTTGTGACGGATCTCGAAATCCGAGGTCGCCAGGACCGGATTGTTGTGGTCGGCCGAAGCGAAGCGCACGAACGACGAGTCCGGCTGCGAGCTGGTCAGCGGGTTGCCGTCTTGAGCTTCGGTGTAGGTGTAGCTGGTGCGGACATCGAGGCCTTCGAACAGGCCTTCGTTCCAGCGCTTCTGAGCCGTGATGGCGCCCGAGGTGGACGATCCGCCCTTCTTGAGGTTGGACAACAGCAGGTCGAAGACCACCGGGCCGGCCGGACGCGTATAGACCGGGCGACCGTCAGGCGCCGTGCCCGCCACCGTCGGCAGCAGATCCGTATAGTACAGCGCGTTCTCGAACTCGTTGTGGATCACATCGGCCTGCAGGCGGAAGTCCTCGATCAGCGGCAGGTAGAAGCTGCGGCCGACCGTCAGGTTGTACTTCCAGGCGCTGGGGATCTCGAAGTCGGGATCCAGAGCCACCACGCTGCCGTTGCCGGGCGTGAAGGTGCAGTTGGCGCCGGCCGGAACGACGCTGAGGTCGGTCACCCCGGTGATCGGGCCGGTGCAGACAGCGTTCGTGATGCGCTGGCCGTCGTTGCCGAAGGGGTTGCCGATCTGAACGTTGGTGCCGATGGCCGAGAAGCGGCCGATGCCGCCCGACACGGTCCAGTCACCCGGAGTCCAGTTGAAGCCCAGGCGCGGCATGATCAGGTCGCGGCCGTCGAGGTTGGACGTATTGTCGAAGCCCTGGCGAGTGCGGAAGTTCGTGTTCAGCGTCGGACGATCGTCCATGCTGAACCAGTCGTAGCGCAGGCCGAAGTTGACGCGCAGGTTGTCGGACACCTGCCAGGTGTCTTCAGCGTAGATCGAGTTGACGTCATAGCCGAACTCGACCGCGCCATCGCGCGCCGTGCCGAAGGTGGCCGGCACCGTGCCGCCGTTGGGATCAACGGCGCCGCGGATGACCAGGCCGGAGGCGTTGCCGGCCAGGAAGTCGGCGTAGCTGGCGAAGGTCCACTGGCCCAGCGACTGGGACACGAAGACGTTGGTGAAGTCGCGCGTCTCCAGACGGATGCCCGCCATGAAGTCGTGCGAACCCCAGCTGTAACGGCCGATCAGCTCGGCGTTGCTGACTTCGCTGTACAGGTAGTTGTCGTGGCGGAAGTTGTCCGCACCGAACTGGATCTGCGGCGTGCCCGAGCCGGGCTCGACGCCGGCGAGGTCCGAAACGCCGACCGTCACCTGACCAACCGACAGACCGCCAACCGGCAGCTGGGTGGTTTCGGTTTCCTTGTAGCCGACGCGCAGCTCGGTCGAGAAGGCGTCCGTCCAGCGCGAGTTCAGCTGGGCGTTCCAGGTCGTGAGGCGCTCGTCCTTCAGATACTGGCTGGATTCCAGCGCCAGGCGCGGCTGGCTGGTCGAGCCGCCGTTGATGAAGGCCGACGAGGTCGAACCGTTGAAGGATTCACCGCGGGTTTCCTGGAAGGTCAGGGCCAGGCGGTGGTCCTGATTGATGTTCCAGTCGATCTTGGCCAGGTACTTCTCGTCCTGAACCGGCGGGGCCAGCGAGACGAACGAGCCCGGATCATAGCCGTAACGCGACTGGGTGGCGGCGCGGAAGGTGTCGACGGCGTCGGTGGTGATGCGCGGGATCGGGTTGGCGAAGCCGGCGTCGACCGGGCCCTCGTTGAGCGAGAACTCGGATTCGAACTTCTCGTACGACAGGAAGAAGAACAGGGTGTCGCGGATGATCGGACCGCCGAGGGTCGCGCCCCAGGTCTGCTCGTCGAACACGCGGTTGTAGTTCTGACGGGCGCGGAAGCCGGCGCCACGCGGGCCGTAGCCCCAATAGCGATCGCCCAGCAGGCTGTCGTTGGACTTCTCGTAGAAGGCCGAGCCGGTGAAGCTGTTGGTGCCCGAGCGGGTCACGGCGTTGACCGAACCGCCGATGAAGCCGTTGTTGATCACGCTGAACGGCGCGACCGAGACGTTGATGGCCTCGATGGCGTCAAGCGAGATGGGCGAGCGCTGGGTCGGATAGCCGTTGCCGTTCAGACCGAACTCGTCGTTCTGGCGGATGCCGTCGACGGTGAACTGGTTCAGACGCGTGCCGACGCCGGCGAAGCCCAGGGCGTCGTCGTTCGAGGGGTCGATCGTGACGAACGGATCGAGGCGCGCGATATCCTTGGGGTCACGGCTGATCGAAGCGGCGGCCGCGATGGCGTCGGCGCCGTAGTTCGACGAGCTGCCATAGCCGAAGTCGTTGGAGAAGCGCTGACGCGTCCCGGTGACGACAATGGCGTCCAGTTCAGCCGCCTGTTCGCCGACCACGATGTTGCCGGCCACCGGATCGCCCACGCCGATGCTGCCCAGCTGAAGCCCGCCGGCGCCCGCCGCGCTGCTGACCGTCACCGTATAGGGACCGCCCGCGCGCAGGCCGCGCGCGCTGTAGAAGCCCGACGCGTCCGAGACGGTGGTGACCGTGGTGCCCGTGGGTTCGTGAGTGATCGTGACCGACCCGGCGACCCCGGCGCCGCTGCCGTCCGTGATCCGACCGCGGATGCCGCCGGTCGTTTCCTGGGCGATGGCGACGCTGGAGGTCGCCATGAGGATCGCCAAGGCGGAAGCGCCACAGGCGAAATTGCGGTTGAACATTGTCTTTATCCCCTGGGGAAAGACGCTCGGCCTGGTCCGAGCGCGATTCCTGTCATCGATGGGGGGCGTTTAGGCTCGCGAACCAAAGGTCGGGCGACAGTTTGATGACAGACTCATGACAGCGGCCGAGGGTGGCTCCAGCGCCACACCCTGGATCAGCTGTAGATTTCGATGAAGTCGGCCACGCCTCGAGCCGTAGCGCCCATTGCGCGGGGTTCATGGTAGTTGCCGTTCACCTGACTGCGCGCGATTACATGGGCGCGGAACCGGACGAAGAGCTCGACGTCCGGCCCCTGTGGCGCGCCCCAGAAGGCGTCCAGCGGCTGTTGATCGGTAAGACCTTCGAAGTCGAAGAAGGCCTCGCCCAAAACCTTGACGGGCGTGTGAAACCCCAGGGCAGACAAGGCGGCCGAGGAGTTGTTGACCACCATGCCCTGAGAGGCGCGGCACAGTTGCGCCAGATTTCCCCCGTCGATGAAATCGACCCGGTCCGCCAGCCCGCGCTCTACGGCCAGGCAGCGTGTGATATGACGTAGGTTGACCAGCCCCGGATCCAGCGGATGGTTTTTGACCACCAGCCGCGCGTCCGCAGGGGCCTGTCGGGCGAAGCTGCTCATCACCTCAGCCAGGAAGGCGGTGTTGTCAGCATACTGCGAATACCGCAGCAGCTGGGCGTCTCCTTCGCGCTGCAGACA is a window encoding:
- the aguB gene encoding N-carbamoylputrescine amidase encodes the protein MTSLATRHSSLATPRTISVAALQTSYGEDLQANIDKTIDLIRQAAAKGAQVILPSELFQGPYFCVSQEEKWFAHAHEWREHPCVTQLAPVAKELGVAIPVSIFERAGPQYYNSLVMLDADGEALGVYRKSHIPDGPGYQEKYYFRPGDTGFRVWNTRFGKVGVGICWDQWYPETARAMMLMGAEVLMYPTAIGTEPHDDSLDTAAPWRRAMQGHAVSNVVPVVGANRIGHEQVTEAGQIFYGHSFIADHRGDLVESLDREEGVLTHTFDLDFLDRHRAAWGFFRDRRTDLYGALRPDPITVG
- a CDS encoding four helix bundle protein, with protein sequence MSGEWRVASGEVRHYRDLLVWQKAITWVERVYAITREWPPEEKYGLTSQVRRSAISVPSNVAEGCARRSSGDFVRFLSIARGSLAEAETQLIIAERLGYVEQAELASLLENADEISRMLAGLINKLEMRKS
- a CDS encoding agmatine deiminase family protein, which encodes MTRPVPAEWAPHRAMWVGWPSHAELWEDNLGPAQAEVEALVRALAGPGREQVRLMVGKDEAVADAQARFAGLDGVEVMPGRFGDIWLRDTGPIFGEGSREAQAFRFNGWGGKYELEHDDTVAAQIGDHAGVSPTRHDFILEGGALDHDGAGTILTTRQCLLNPNRNAGWTEAKAEDALTDALGAAKVLWLGDGLLNDHTDGHVDNLARFVAPGVVACPVAWGRNDPNDEVYDAVARDLAAMTDANGAPIKVLRVPSPGFVGDEDERPVPASHMNFLIANGAVIVPTYGDETAARFACEALATVFTDREIIALPSLAILSGGGSFHCISQQEPE
- a CDS encoding TonB-dependent receptor — its product is MFNRNFACGASALAILMATSSVAIAQETTGGIRGRITDGSGAGVAGSVTITHEPTGTTVTTVSDASGFYSARGLRAGGPYTVTVSSAAGAGGLQLGSIGVGDPVAGNIVVGEQAAELDAIVVTGTRQRFSNDFGYGSSSNYGADAIAAAASISRDPKDIARLDPFVTIDPSNDDALGFAGVGTRLNQFTVDGIRQNDEFGLNGNGYPTQRSPISLDAIEAINVSVAPFSVINNGFIGGSVNAVTRSGTNSFTGSAFYEKSNDSLLGDRYWGYGPRGAGFRARQNYNRVFDEQTWGATLGGPIIRDTLFFFLSYEKFESEFSLNEGPVDAGFANPIPRITTDAVDTFRAATQSRYGYDPGSFVSLAPPVQDEKYLAKIDWNINQDHRLALTFQETRGESFNGSTSSAFINGGSTSQPRLALESSQYLKDERLTTWNAQLNSRWTDAFSTELRVGYKETETTQLPVGGLSVGQVTVGVSDLAGVEPGSGTPQIQFGADNFRHDNYLYSEVSNAELIGRYSWGSHDFMAGIRLETRDFTNVFVSQSLGQWTFASYADFLAGNASGLVIRGAVDPNGGTVPATFGTARDGAVEFGYDVNSIYAEDTWQVSDNLRVNFGLRYDWFSMDDRPTLNTNFRTRQGFDNTSNLDGRDLIMPRLGFNWTPGDWTVSGGIGRFSAIGTNVQIGNPFGNDGQRITNAVCTGPITGVTDLSVVPAGANCTFTPGNGSVVALDPDFEIPSAWKYNLTVGRSFYLPLIEDFRLQADVIHNEFENALYYTDLLPTVAGTAPDGRPVYTRPAGPVVFDLLLSNLKKGGSSTSGAITAQKRWNEGLFEGLDVRTSYTYTEAQDGNPLTSSQPDSSFVRFASADHNNPVLATSDFEIRHKFSVNANWTRALFGDNETSINVFAQRRSGLPFSYVYHNSRTGNFDNDFGNAVPQSYSGALGTSNQLFYVPQTDASGVVTATSDPRIVYASGFNLADFNAFLNNTGLMKYAGSIAPRNAFRTGAVTTFDVRLSQEISVPYVPTGKVKLYMDIENIGNLINERWGVTEQYPFYRGVGTVVLQCRNAANTANASCAAPGAVYQYSTLQNAGATGDLAGEARRPNAQLPASTWQIKFGARLSF